A single window of Bradyrhizobium daqingense DNA harbors:
- a CDS encoding IclR family transcriptional regulator yields MAKVEKKAVQRKPEARAQSPKNYVASVGKAFAVLRSFSSEDFELTLSEIAARADLDRGTAFRLIQTLVELGYLQAVPQSRRFRLGVACLDLGYTVLSHGSLRTLVEPLLRELVPGVGDAASLGILDGGDVVYLARVGAGLDRHKMDRRPGTRIPAYSAALGHVMLAHLRREEQISRLESRPRVKLSERTLTGLDALLARLDQVKKKGHAVSDGENAYGLRTLATPIFDAQGLVVGGLSVTIDAVRMDMPAFRDAALPRLIQVTQQVQDIAIKSGLTR; encoded by the coding sequence ATGGCCAAGGTCGAAAAGAAGGCCGTACAGCGCAAACCTGAAGCTCGCGCGCAAAGCCCCAAGAATTACGTTGCCTCCGTAGGCAAGGCCTTCGCTGTGCTCAGGAGTTTCAGCAGCGAGGACTTCGAGCTGACCCTGAGTGAGATTGCCGCACGCGCCGATCTCGATCGCGGAACGGCGTTCCGGCTGATCCAGACCCTGGTCGAGCTCGGCTACCTCCAGGCTGTGCCGCAAAGCCGCCGGTTCCGCCTCGGCGTCGCCTGCCTCGACCTCGGCTACACCGTGCTGTCGCATGGATCGCTGCGGACCCTCGTCGAGCCGCTGCTGCGAGAGCTTGTGCCCGGGGTGGGCGATGCGGCTTCGCTCGGCATCCTCGACGGCGGCGATGTGGTCTATCTCGCGCGCGTCGGCGCGGGCCTCGACCGTCACAAGATGGACCGCCGACCGGGGACGCGGATTCCCGCCTACAGCGCCGCGCTGGGGCATGTCATGCTGGCACATCTGAGGCGCGAAGAGCAGATCTCGCGACTGGAGTCACGGCCGCGCGTCAAATTGTCGGAGCGGACGCTCACCGGTCTCGATGCCCTGCTCGCCCGGCTCGATCAGGTGAAGAAGAAAGGCCATGCCGTCTCGGACGGCGAGAACGCCTACGGCCTACGCACGCTGGCAACGCCGATCTTCGATGCGCAGGGCTTGGTGGTCGGCGGATTGAGCGTCACCATCGATGCGGTGCGCATGGACATGCCCGCTTTTCGCGATGCGGCGCTGCCAAGGCTGATACAGGTGACGCAGCAGGTGCAGGATATCGCGATCAAATCGGGATTAACGCGATGA
- the rnz gene encoding ribonuclease Z has protein sequence MFALTFLGTSASVPSVERNHPALLVEAAGKRILVDCGEGTQRQLLRSGAGFRRLDRILLTHAHLDHVLGIPGLFSTLGLRQAAHTMTVHGGQGTLDIVVSMLAGLWGAGRAPIAVGFAPLTEGQVIDAGDFTIDCFPVRHRDTDSFGFAFKSPARRHLFPDRLAALGVPDGPLRGELAAGRPVVIGDRTINPEEVLGPPSGGSKLVVIGDTETTEGLAQYAADADLLVIEATFLDRDASTARDYGHLTARDAAVFAAANNIGQLVLTHQSGRYEDDEVLAEAAAIFPSTRIAADFDRIVV, from the coding sequence ATGTTCGCCCTGACATTTCTCGGAACTTCGGCCAGCGTTCCCTCAGTGGAGCGCAACCATCCGGCGCTCCTGGTGGAAGCCGCGGGCAAGCGCATTCTGGTCGATTGCGGCGAGGGAACGCAGCGCCAGCTGCTGCGCAGTGGCGCAGGCTTCCGGCGGCTCGACCGCATCTTGCTGACGCATGCTCATCTCGACCACGTGCTCGGCATTCCCGGCCTCTTCTCGACGCTCGGCTTGCGGCAGGCCGCCCACACGATGACTGTCCATGGAGGGCAGGGCACGCTGGATATCGTCGTCAGCATGCTCGCAGGCCTGTGGGGCGCGGGCAGGGCGCCGATCGCCGTCGGGTTCGCGCCGCTGACGGAAGGACAGGTCATCGACGCCGGCGACTTCACCATCGACTGCTTTCCGGTCCGCCATCGCGACACCGACAGTTTTGGCTTCGCTTTCAAGAGTCCCGCGCGCCGCCATCTTTTTCCCGATCGCCTCGCCGCACTCGGCGTTCCCGACGGTCCCTTGCGCGGAGAATTGGCTGCGGGACGACCGGTCGTGATCGGCGATCGAACGATCAACCCGGAAGAGGTTCTGGGGCCACCGAGCGGCGGCAGCAAGCTTGTCGTGATCGGCGACACCGAGACCACCGAGGGTCTGGCACAATATGCGGCTGACGCTGATCTGCTGGTGATCGAGGCGACTTTCCTCGATCGCGACGCGTCGACCGCGCGCGACTACGGCCACCTCACTGCGCGCGATGCAGCCGTCTTTGCCGCGGCAAACAATATCGGCCAGCTCGTGCTCACGCATCAGTCGGGCCGCTATGAGGACGACGAGGTCCTTGCGGAAGCAGCCGCGATCTTTCCGAGCACCCGGATCGCGGCCGACTTCGATCGCATCGTCGTCTAG
- a CDS encoding aldehyde dehydrogenase, with translation MNVPSKPASIDVETHGNFVDGREVEAGAGAMLDVRNPATGDMIARIPNSTAEDIDRAMKSARAAFEGKAWGGMDTRTRARLVNRLADAFEANLDSLYRLETLNNGRPVNETRAQLSRLPDFFRYFAGLALSRRDSVIPVEGAYLNYTLRTPIGIVANCTPFNHPLMILCKSLAVVLATGCVTVVKPSEYTPLTTLKLAQIFTDAGLPPGVFNIVLGLGPSAGKMLAEHGDINKLVLTGGTEAGRIAGSAAAKVFAHQTMELGGKTPVMVFDDFDVDRAVNYAAFGAFIGAGQTCVCASRHIVQASIYDEFVEKLQAKTRAIRVGDPFDPSTQMGPVISAKQRDRVLAYAGYGHADGARLVAGGVAAKVPGHDNGYFVEPTVFADVKSDMRIFQEEVFGPFTSVTPFKDEADALRLANDSPFGLAAAIRTRDVARAHRVAASVKAGIVWINDHHRLDPASPWGGVDDSGIGRECGTESFNDHFNTKSVMVATHEQPFDWYRDTANQKRLN, from the coding sequence ATGAACGTTCCCTCCAAACCCGCGTCCATCGACGTCGAAACCCACGGCAATTTCGTCGACGGACGTGAAGTCGAGGCCGGCGCCGGCGCGATGCTCGACGTCCGCAATCCCGCGACCGGCGACATGATCGCGCGCATCCCCAACTCGACGGCCGAAGACATCGACCGCGCCATGAAGAGCGCGCGTGCGGCGTTCGAAGGCAAGGCCTGGGGCGGCATGGACACGCGCACGCGTGCGAGGCTAGTCAACAGGCTGGCCGACGCCTTCGAAGCCAATCTCGATAGCCTCTACCGGCTGGAAACCCTCAACAATGGCCGCCCCGTCAACGAGACCCGTGCGCAGCTCTCCCGCTTGCCCGATTTCTTCCGCTACTTCGCCGGCCTTGCGCTGTCGCGCCGCGATTCCGTGATCCCCGTCGAGGGCGCCTATCTCAACTACACGCTTCGCACGCCCATCGGCATCGTGGCAAATTGCACGCCCTTCAATCACCCGCTGATGATCCTGTGCAAGTCACTCGCCGTGGTGCTGGCGACCGGATGCGTCACCGTGGTCAAGCCGTCCGAATACACGCCGCTCACGACCCTGAAGCTGGCGCAGATCTTCACCGACGCGGGCCTGCCGCCCGGCGTCTTCAACATCGTGCTGGGCCTCGGCCCGAGCGCCGGCAAGATGCTGGCCGAGCATGGCGACATCAACAAGCTGGTCCTGACCGGCGGCACCGAGGCGGGCCGTATCGCCGGCTCCGCCGCCGCAAAGGTGTTTGCGCATCAGACTATGGAGCTTGGCGGCAAGACGCCGGTGATGGTGTTCGACGATTTCGACGTCGATCGCGCCGTCAATTACGCCGCCTTCGGCGCTTTCATCGGCGCGGGACAGACCTGCGTCTGCGCCTCGCGCCACATCGTCCAAGCCTCGATCTACGACGAATTCGTCGAGAAGCTGCAGGCCAAGACTCGCGCGATCCGCGTCGGCGATCCCTTCGATCCCAGCACCCAGATGGGTCCCGTGATCTCGGCCAAGCAGCGCGACCGGGTTCTCGCCTATGCGGGCTATGGCCATGCCGACGGCGCGCGTCTCGTCGCCGGCGGCGTCGCTGCGAAGGTGCCGGGTCACGACAACGGCTATTTCGTCGAACCGACCGTGTTCGCCGACGTCAAGTCCGACATGCGCATTTTCCAGGAGGAAGTGTTCGGCCCCTTCACCTCGGTGACTCCGTTCAAGGACGAGGCAGATGCGCTTCGGCTGGCCAACGATTCGCCGTTCGGCCTCGCTGCAGCGATCCGCACCCGCGACGTCGCGCGCGCACACCGCGTGGCCGCCTCGGTGAAGGCCGGCATCGTTTGGATCAACGACCACCATCGTCTCGACCCTGCCTCGCCCTGGGGCGGCGTCGACGATTCCGGAATCGGCCGCGAATGCGGCACCGAGAGCTTCAACGACCACTTCAACACCAAGAGCGTGATGGTCGCAACGCACGAGCAGCCGTTCGACTGGTATCGCGACACGGCCAATCAGAAGCGACTGAACTAG
- a CDS encoding antibiotic biosynthesis monooxygenase, translated as MACFLSQEVVPPQPPAHVDWVTILRFANAAAARAWLQSEVRARLIAEVQRFFVGSEDVHILPDTGVQRDNGVSAVISFKVPDGLEDAFLKWQQRIQAAEAEFKGFLRHKIERPIPGLHDQWIIILSFDSDANLNAWLDSPLRQTLLKEGERFNAGMNVKRASYGFNFWFPSGKTQSPEQSPSLIWKSNLIVLLVLYPVVYLWGTFISAPLIDSHGVPLWLSLFIGNLVSTQLLGWWLVPAAFRALDWWVTPKATISRQIAGYALLAALYAASMGLYALLLAWHWGR; from the coding sequence ATGGCCTGCTTTCTCAGCCAGGAGGTGGTGCCGCCGCAACCGCCGGCGCATGTCGACTGGGTGACGATCCTGCGGTTCGCCAATGCAGCCGCAGCACGTGCCTGGCTCCAGAGCGAGGTGCGGGCGCGGCTCATCGCGGAGGTGCAGCGCTTCTTCGTCGGTTCGGAAGACGTCCATATCCTGCCCGACACCGGCGTCCAGCGCGACAACGGGGTTTCCGCCGTCATCTCGTTCAAGGTGCCGGACGGGCTCGAGGATGCGTTCCTGAAATGGCAGCAGCGCATCCAGGCCGCAGAAGCCGAGTTCAAGGGATTCCTGCGTCATAAGATCGAGCGGCCAATTCCGGGCCTGCACGACCAATGGATCATCATCCTGTCGTTCGACAGCGATGCCAATCTCAACGCGTGGCTGGACTCACCTCTGCGGCAGACGCTGCTGAAGGAGGGCGAGCGCTTCAACGCCGGCATGAACGTGAAGCGGGCGAGCTACGGCTTCAATTTCTGGTTTCCTTCCGGCAAGACGCAGTCTCCAGAGCAGAGCCCAAGCCTGATCTGGAAGAGCAACCTGATCGTTCTTCTAGTGCTCTATCCCGTGGTCTATCTCTGGGGCACTTTCATCAGCGCGCCCCTGATCGACAGTCACGGCGTGCCGCTCTGGCTGTCGCTCTTCATCGGCAATCTCGTCAGCACCCAGCTGCTCGGCTGGTGGTTGGTGCCCGCCGCCTTCAGGGCACTCGACTGGTGGGTCACGCCAAAGGCGACGATCAGCCGTCAGATTGCGGGATACGCACTCCTCGCCGCACTTTATGCCGCCTCAATGGGACTGTACGCGCTGCTGCTCGCGTGGCATTGGGGACGGTGA
- the guaD gene encoding guanine deaminase, translating into MTTVGIRGTFFDFVDDPWKHVGNEQAAARFHQDGLMVITDGVIKAFGPYDKISAAHPSVATTHIKDRIIVPGFIDGHIHLPQTRVLGAYGEQLLPWLQKWVYPEELKYRDRNYAREGVKRFLDALLASGTTTCQAFTSSSPVSTEELFEEAARRNMRVIAGLTGIDRNAPADFIDTPENFYRDSKRLIAQYHNKGRNLYAITPRFAFGASPDLLKACQRLKHEHPDCWVNTHISENPAECSGVLVEHPDCQDYLGVYEKFDLVGPKFSGGHGVYLSNNEFRRMSKKGAAVVFCPCSNLFLGSGLFRLGRATDPEHRVKMSFGTDVGGGNRFSMISVLDDAYKVGMCNNTLLDGSIDPTRKDLAEAERNKLSPYRGFWSITLGGAEGLYIDDKLGNFEPGKEADFVALDPNGGQIAQAWHQSLIADGAGPRTMEEAASMLFAVMMVGDDRCVDETWVMGKRLYKKS; encoded by the coding sequence ATGACCACCGTCGGTATTCGCGGCACGTTCTTCGACTTCGTCGACGACCCCTGGAAGCACGTCGGCAACGAGCAGGCGGCTGCGCGCTTTCACCAGGACGGCCTTATGGTCATCACCGACGGTGTCATCAAGGCGTTCGGTCCCTATGACAAGATTTCTGCCGCGCATCCGAGCGTGGCGACTACGCACATCAAGGACCGCATCATCGTCCCTGGCTTCATCGATGGGCACATCCATCTGCCGCAAACCCGCGTGCTCGGTGCCTATGGCGAGCAGCTCCTGCCGTGGCTGCAGAAATGGGTCTATCCGGAAGAGCTCAAATACCGGGATCGCAACTACGCGCGCGAGGGCGTGAAGCGCTTTCTCGACGCGCTGCTCGCCTCCGGCACCACCACCTGCCAGGCCTTCACGAGTTCCTCGCCTGTCTCGACCGAGGAACTGTTTGAAGAAGCCGCCCGCCGCAACATGCGCGTCATCGCGGGTCTCACCGGCATCGATCGCAACGCGCCGGCCGATTTCATCGATACGCCGGAGAATTTCTATCGCGACAGCAAGCGGCTGATCGCGCAGTATCACAACAAGGGCCGCAACCTCTACGCCATCACGCCGCGCTTCGCCTTCGGCGCCTCGCCGGACCTGCTGAAAGCGTGCCAGCGCCTCAAGCACGAGCATCCGGACTGCTGGGTCAACACCCACATCTCCGAGAACCCGGCCGAATGCAGCGGCGTGCTGGTCGAGCATCCCGACTGCCAGGACTATCTCGGCGTCTACGAGAAGTTCGACCTGGTCGGGCCGAAATTCTCCGGCGGTCACGGCGTCTATCTCTCGAACAACGAATTTCGCCGAATGTCGAAGAAGGGCGCGGCAGTGGTGTTCTGCCCGTGCTCGAACCTGTTCCTCGGCAGCGGCCTGTTCCGGCTCGGCCGCGCCACCGATCCCGAGCATCGCGTCAAGATGTCGTTCGGCACCGACGTCGGCGGCGGCAACCGCTTCTCGATGATCTCCGTGCTTGACGACGCCTACAAGGTCGGCATGTGCAACAACACGCTGCTCGACGGCAGCATCGATCCTACGCGTAAGGATCTTGCGGAAGCCGAGCGCAACAAGCTCTCGCCCTATCGCGGTTTCTGGTCGATCACGCTCGGCGGAGCCGAAGGCCTCTATATCGACGACAAGCTCGGCAATTTCGAGCCCGGCAAGGAGGCCGATTTCGTCGCGCTCGATCCGAACGGCGGGCAGATCGCACAAGCCTGGCACCAGTCGCTGATCGCCGACGGCGCCGGCCCACGCACCATGGAAGAGGCCGCGAGCATGCTGTTCGCCGTCATGATGGTCGGTGACGATCGCTGCGTCGACGAGACCTGGGTGATGGGCAAGCGTCTCTACAAGAAGAGCTGA
- a CDS encoding DUF3750 domain-containing protein, with product MLIFLLLVFVPIGISAARYFWVGDGRGNWQTADRSSAGLLPPAASHPEALIRVYAARTVRWRSIFAVHTWIVVKEKDAASYSRYDYTAWGEPIRSNGFVPDGRWFGAMPEAVVAIDGAKAETLIPKIRDVVENYRFRAYGDYSAWPGPNSNTFVQAALDAVPELHAVLPPTAIGKDYPYSGRWIGLTASGTGFYASLSGYLGLTLGWVEGLEINFFGAVLGCDVRRPAIKLPGIGRLGVAAGL from the coding sequence GTGCTCATATTTCTGCTGCTGGTCTTCGTGCCGATCGGGATTTCGGCCGCGCGCTATTTCTGGGTCGGGGATGGCCGCGGCAATTGGCAGACCGCGGACCGGTCCAGCGCCGGCCTGCTGCCGCCCGCCGCCTCGCATCCGGAAGCCCTGATCCGGGTCTACGCTGCCCGAACGGTGCGGTGGCGAAGCATCTTTGCGGTCCACACCTGGATTGTCGTCAAGGAGAAGGACGCGGCCAGCTATAGCCGCTACGACTATACGGCCTGGGGGGAACCGATCCGGAGCAATGGTTTCGTCCCCGATGGACGTTGGTTCGGCGCCATGCCGGAGGCCGTCGTCGCCATCGACGGCGCCAAGGCTGAAACGCTGATCCCCAAGATCCGAGACGTCGTCGAGAACTACAGATTTCGAGCATACGGCGATTACAGCGCCTGGCCCGGTCCGAATTCGAACACCTTCGTCCAGGCCGCTTTGGATGCCGTGCCGGAGCTTCACGCGGTTCTGCCCCCGACAGCCATCGGCAAGGACTATCCCTATTCCGGGCGATGGATCGGATTGACCGCCTCTGGCACCGGCTTCTATGCCTCGCTCTCGGGCTATCTCGGCCTGACGCTCGGCTGGGTCGAAGGTCTCGAGATCAACTTCTTCGGCGCCGTGCTTGGATGCGACGTTCGGCGCCCCGCGATCAAACTGCCAGGCATCGGCCGCCTCGGTGTTGCCGCCGGCCTGTGA
- a CDS encoding alpha/beta fold hydrolase, protein MDRLLANGTVNAAETGEGPPLFLFHSLLSDRASFEAIVPKLGTSFRAIVPELPGFGRSHVVEGGLAAVADRMAEAVQDAAGGAASIVLGNGYGGFVALQMVIRHPSIASRLVLADSGAAFSEPGREAFRNMAKISRQKGLEAITDVAMRRLFAPEFQAQHPELMRGRREAFLRTDPDVFRDACNALAELDLRAELAGVKVPVLVVVGEHDEATPPPMSHELAAGLPRAELKIIPGCAHVPQLQSPQQFLDAVEGFLR, encoded by the coding sequence ATGGACAGGCTTCTTGCCAACGGGACCGTCAACGCCGCGGAGACCGGCGAGGGGCCGCCGCTCTTTCTGTTCCACTCGCTACTGTCGGATCGGGCCAGCTTCGAAGCGATCGTGCCGAAGCTCGGGACATCGTTTCGGGCCATCGTTCCGGAGTTGCCGGGGTTCGGCCGCTCGCACGTGGTCGAGGGCGGACTTGCTGCTGTTGCGGACAGAATGGCGGAGGCGGTGCAGGACGCCGCGGGCGGTGCGGCATCAATCGTGCTTGGCAATGGCTATGGCGGCTTTGTTGCATTGCAGATGGTCATTCGTCATCCGAGCATCGCCAGCCGGCTCGTTCTTGCCGATTCTGGCGCAGCCTTTTCCGAGCCCGGTCGCGAGGCGTTCCGCAACATGGCGAAGATCTCGCGCCAGAAGGGACTGGAGGCCATCACCGATGTTGCCATGCGCCGCCTGTTCGCGCCCGAGTTTCAGGCGCAGCATCCAGAGCTGATGCGCGGACGTCGTGAAGCCTTTCTACGTACCGACCCGGATGTGTTTCGAGATGCGTGCAATGCATTGGCCGAGCTGGATCTTCGTGCCGAGCTCGCCGGCGTGAAGGTGCCGGTGCTCGTTGTGGTCGGCGAGCACGATGAGGCGACGCCGCCGCCGATGTCGCATGAGCTGGCCGCTGGATTGCCGCGCGCCGAATTGAAGATCATTCCAGGATGCGCGCACGTGCCACAGCTGCAATCACCGCAGCAGTTTCTCGACGCTGTCGAGGGCTTCCTGCGTTGA
- a CDS encoding dihydrodipicolinate synthase family protein codes for MSTSSLHPHGVFSAALTPLDAGLAPDHSRFVEHCRYLLDEGCDGIALLGTTGEANSFSIAERTALLEAAIAGGIKPSQLLPGTGVAALTDTIALTRHALSVGVDSVVMLPPFYYKNVSDDGVYASYSEVVQRIGDARLKVVLYHYPQMSAQPISHALIERLRKAYPATFTGIKDSSGDFANMTAMVERFPGFAVLGGADPLMLPLLRKGGAGCITATSNVVARSLAYVYKHCRDSDDDPALKAAQARIVKARELVSQFPQMASLKALAADRTKHAGWQRLRPPLESLQPDQLKTLLANAAAFAAAF; via the coding sequence TTGTCGACATCTTCGCTGCACCCGCATGGTGTGTTCTCTGCCGCACTGACGCCGCTCGATGCCGGGCTCGCTCCCGATCATTCGCGTTTCGTCGAGCATTGCCGCTATCTTCTGGACGAAGGCTGCGACGGCATCGCGCTGCTGGGCACGACCGGGGAGGCGAACTCCTTCTCGATCGCCGAACGTACCGCGCTGCTGGAGGCCGCGATCGCCGGCGGCATCAAGCCGAGTCAGTTGCTGCCCGGCACCGGCGTTGCCGCGCTCACCGACACCATCGCACTGACGCGTCATGCGCTCTCGGTCGGCGTCGACAGCGTGGTGATGCTGCCGCCATTCTACTACAAGAACGTCAGCGATGACGGCGTCTATGCTTCCTACAGCGAAGTTGTGCAGCGTATCGGCGATGCGCGCCTGAAAGTCGTCCTCTATCACTATCCGCAGATGTCGGCGCAGCCGATCTCGCATGCGCTGATCGAGCGGTTGCGCAAGGCCTATCCGGCCACGTTCACCGGCATCAAGGATTCGTCCGGCGATTTCGCCAACATGACGGCGATGGTGGAGCGCTTCCCCGGGTTCGCCGTCCTCGGCGGCGCCGATCCGCTGATGCTGCCGCTACTGCGCAAGGGCGGGGCGGGATGCATCACCGCGACCTCCAACGTCGTCGCGCGCAGTCTTGCCTATGTCTACAAGCATTGTCGCGACAGCGATGACGATCCGGCCCTCAAGGCGGCGCAGGCGCGCATCGTGAAAGCCCGCGAGCTGGTCTCGCAGTTTCCCCAGATGGCTTCGCTGAAGGCGCTGGCGGCCGATCGCACCAAGCACGCCGGATGGCAGCGTCTGCGGCCGCCACTGGAGTCCTTGCAGCCCGACCAGCTGAAAACGCTGCTGGCGAATGCCGCCGCGTTCGCAGCCGCCTTCTAG
- a CDS encoding multidrug effflux MFS transporter has protein sequence MTAIASDADRAKRGIVPILLCVVPFSQIPLDAYTPGLPQMVVDLATDAASMQNTVTAYMLGMSLALVPVGIASDTLGRRNVLLAGLSVLIAMSIACALATSASLLLALRFLQGVGGCTCLVVAYAVGADCYRGRELTAISGLLGAAWGLAPVLAPAAGGFIVELASWRGVFVVIAIAAALVAAVVVLFLPETLPVERRAPFDPRRTAGILREALIRPGFLAFVLVFAAAASAQLAFGVVAPFFYQTGLGYSAAIYGLVALGLGGVNLAGELGCAHFARFMPPRMMGFGAFGLFLAGAAVLTVTGLTLGLGFVSITLGGALVLGGCGVLCPMMYGMALGLFERDHGLIGGLISALCYLAVSGAMAIAAVLPEATQAPLGWLYLGLCIVAGTLLAISLPSARQATPN, from the coding sequence ATGACTGCAATTGCGTCGGACGCCGATCGCGCGAAGCGAGGGATCGTGCCGATCCTTTTGTGCGTCGTGCCGTTCAGCCAGATTCCGCTCGATGCCTATACGCCCGGCCTGCCGCAGATGGTGGTCGATCTCGCCACTGACGCGGCCTCGATGCAGAACACCGTCACTGCCTACATGCTCGGCATGTCTCTGGCGCTGGTGCCGGTTGGCATTGCTTCCGACACGCTCGGTCGCCGCAACGTCCTGCTCGCGGGCCTGTCGGTGCTCATCGCGATGAGCATCGCATGTGCGCTCGCCACCAGCGCCTCGCTGTTGCTCGCGCTGCGCTTCCTGCAAGGTGTTGGTGGCTGTACCTGTCTCGTCGTTGCCTATGCGGTCGGAGCCGACTGTTATCGTGGACGCGAGCTCACGGCGATTTCCGGCCTGCTTGGTGCAGCCTGGGGTCTTGCGCCCGTTCTGGCACCGGCCGCCGGCGGCTTCATCGTCGAGCTGGCGTCCTGGCGCGGCGTGTTCGTTGTCATTGCCATCGCAGCTGCGCTTGTCGCCGCGGTCGTCGTGCTGTTCCTGCCCGAGACGTTGCCGGTAGAGCGTCGCGCGCCGTTCGATCCGCGCCGCACTGCCGGTATTTTACGCGAGGCCCTGATCCGTCCGGGCTTCCTGGCTTTCGTACTGGTCTTTGCTGCCGCCGCCAGCGCGCAGCTGGCGTTCGGCGTCGTCGCGCCGTTCTTCTATCAGACCGGTCTCGGCTATTCCGCGGCGATCTACGGCCTCGTCGCGCTCGGACTCGGCGGGGTGAATCTCGCCGGCGAGCTCGGCTGCGCGCATTTCGCGCGGTTCATGCCGCCCCGCATGATGGGCTTCGGCGCGTTCGGTCTGTTCCTCGCCGGCGCTGCGGTCTTGACTGTAACAGGCCTGACGCTAGGCCTCGGTTTCGTGTCGATCACGCTTGGCGGCGCGCTGGTGCTCGGCGGCTGCGGCGTGCTGTGTCCGATGATGTACGGCATGGCGCTCGGTCTGTTCGAACGCGACCACGGCCTGATCGGCGGCCTCATCAGCGCGCTCTGCTATCTCGCCGTGAGCGGCGCCATGGCGATCGCGGCAGTGCTGCCCGAGGCGACGCAGGCGCCGCTCGGATGGCTCTATCTCGGTCTCTGCATTGTTGCCGGCACGCTGCTCGCGATCTCGCTGCCTTCGGCGCGCCAAGCCACACCGAATTAA
- a CDS encoding GntR family transcriptional regulator, with protein MLLRENVYDLLRTDILCCRFAPGDEMREQDLAERYSVSRQPVRDALLRLQREHLVTVQPRQGYRVTPISLSDARDLLRFRLALEPACVAEAIESAPDSVLKSLDEFRRFSGGHEDFITYNRGFHTALAHASGNRRMATALCDLIGQADRLVRVSISNLKGHDPAKLVAEHVALIDAMQSRETRTAARIIKAHIGATEKRVLPALKRNAVIVEERSL; from the coding sequence ATGCTTTTGCGCGAAAACGTCTACGATCTTCTCCGAACTGATATTTTATGCTGTCGCTTTGCGCCAGGCGATGAAATGCGAGAGCAGGACCTGGCCGAACGCTATTCGGTGAGCCGCCAGCCGGTCCGGGATGCGCTTTTGCGGCTCCAGCGCGAGCACCTCGTCACGGTGCAGCCGCGTCAGGGCTATCGGGTCACACCGATCTCGCTTTCGGATGCCCGCGACCTGCTCCGCTTCCGCCTCGCGCTGGAGCCGGCCTGTGTGGCCGAGGCGATCGAAAGCGCACCCGACAGCGTCCTGAAATCGCTCGACGAATTCCGCCGCTTCTCGGGCGGCCACGAGGACTTCATCACCTACAATCGCGGCTTCCACACCGCGCTGGCGCATGCCTCCGGCAATCGCCGCATGGCGACCGCGCTGTGCGACCTGATCGGCCAGGCAGATCGGCTGGTCCGCGTCAGCATCTCCAATCTGAAGGGCCACGACCCCGCCAAGCTCGTCGCCGAGCACGTCGCCCTGATCGACGCCATGCAGAGCCGCGAAACGCGAACCGCGGCGCGCATCATCAAGGCCCATATCGGGGCCACCGAAAAACGTGTGCTGCCTGCGCTCAAGCGCAACGCCGTCATCGTCGAAGAGAGGTCATTATGA